One genomic region from Bacillus sp. SLBN-46 encodes:
- a CDS encoding DUF4153 domain-containing protein, whose product MKWMKKLQDRLTGLTDAITRFPLTTLFLLAAAVFIAYSISAEKEQSQYILTFVVGAFLSGVLQVVYERFYSNVTTRFVLMGVGVFLTAGYYLIIKPTDSLGMEMGIRTGVALFALLIAFIWVPVIKSSISFNASFMIAFKSFFISLFFSGIIMAGVSIILGATDLLIFSINYKAYSYVATIIFTLFAPMYFLSLIPVYLGSEDKNISPDDLKQKTEVINSAAYCPKFLQILISYIVIPLIAVFTLILVIYIIKNISGDFWTDNLLEPLLVSYAITVILVYILASEIENKFTVFFRKIFPKVLVPIVLFQIASSVLSLTDTGVTHTRYYVILFGIYAAAAGILFSILPVRKNGIVAALVIVFAAVSIVPPVDAFTISRKSQISTLENVLVKNNMLENNKIKPKESIPDKDKKTITTIIYYLDNMGYTKKITWLPKDFKVYEDFTETFGFKEYQDPVDADSNQPVYVSLDQSAPIPITGYDLFIPTEINMYDKQHNQKICVISKDGKTYTLLKDFNKDRVDIKLKGENESDLFTFNTKEIYDKFYNYKAMKEQISVDEATFTKENDLVKITVVVQNLNIDKQNDQYDAFLFVFVQIK is encoded by the coding sequence ATGAAATGGATGAAAAAGCTGCAAGATAGACTTACAGGCTTAACCGATGCAATTACACGTTTCCCGCTGACGACACTTTTTCTTTTAGCAGCTGCCGTTTTTATTGCTTACAGTATCAGTGCAGAAAAAGAGCAATCACAATATATTCTAACATTCGTAGTTGGGGCGTTCCTTAGTGGTGTATTACAGGTTGTCTATGAGAGGTTTTACTCTAATGTTACTACCCGTTTCGTATTAATGGGTGTGGGGGTCTTCTTAACAGCCGGATACTACCTGATTATCAAACCAACTGATTCACTAGGCATGGAGATGGGAATTAGAACAGGAGTTGCTCTCTTTGCCCTGCTGATTGCCTTCATTTGGGTTCCAGTCATAAAAAGCAGCATTAGTTTTAATGCAAGCTTTATGATCGCATTTAAATCATTCTTTATCTCATTATTCTTCTCTGGAATTATCATGGCAGGCGTAAGCATCATTCTGGGGGCCACAGACCTTTTAATTTTTTCTATTAATTATAAAGCGTATTCATATGTAGCAACCATTATTTTCACCCTATTTGCACCGATGTATTTTCTATCACTTATTCCAGTCTATCTCGGTTCGGAAGACAAAAATATATCTCCAGATGATTTGAAACAAAAGACAGAGGTCATTAACAGCGCAGCCTATTGTCCAAAGTTTTTACAAATTCTTATTTCCTATATTGTCATCCCCTTGATTGCCGTATTTACCTTAATTCTCGTAATTTATATTATCAAAAATATCAGCGGGGACTTTTGGACGGATAACCTGCTGGAACCATTGCTCGTTTCCTATGCGATTACCGTAATTTTAGTTTATATTTTAGCGAGTGAAATCGAGAATAAGTTTACAGTCTTTTTCAGAAAGATTTTTCCAAAGGTACTTGTACCCATTGTTCTTTTCCAGATTGCCTCATCCGTTTTAAGTCTAACTGATACGGGTGTCACACATACTCGCTATTATGTAATTCTGTTTGGTATATACGCTGCAGCTGCAGGGATTTTATTTAGCATATTGCCTGTTCGGAAAAATGGAATAGTTGCTGCCCTGGTTATTGTTTTTGCAGCAGTTTCCATCGTACCTCCTGTTGATGCATTTACTATCAGTCGAAAAAGTCAGATTTCTACACTTGAAAACGTGCTAGTGAAAAATAATATGCTTGAAAATAATAAAATCAAGCCAAAGGAATCCATCCCTGATAAAGATAAAAAGACCATTACAACTATCATTTATTACTTAGACAATATGGGCTATACAAAAAAAATCACATGGCTTCCAAAAGACTTTAAAGTTTATGAAGATTTTACAGAAACCTTTGGTTTTAAAGAGTATCAAGACCCAGTTGATGCTGATTCCAACCAGCCTGTATACGTAAGTCTTGATCAATCAGCACCAATACCTATTACTGGTTATGACCTGTTTATTCCAACAGAAATCAATATGTACGATAAACAACACAATCAAAAGATTTGTGTTATTAGTAAAGACGGAAAAACGTATACCTTGTTAAAAGACTTTAATAAAGACCGGGTTGATATTAAATTAAAGGGAGAAAATGAAAGTGATCTGTTCACCTTTAATACAAAAGAAATCTATGATAAGTTTTATAACTATAAAGCAATGAAGGAGCAAATCTCTGTAGATGAAGCAACCTTTACAAAGGAAAATGATCTTGTAAAAATAACGGTTGTCGTACAAAATCTGAACATCGATAAGCAAAATGATCAGTATGACGCCTTCCTATTTGTTTTTGTCCAAATTAAATAA
- a CDS encoding MFS transporter, which translates to MQSWKRNLWVLWIGVFFTAASFSMVIPFLPIFLLQIGVHEHTEMWSGLLFSSAFFAGAVAAPFWGRVADQYGRKPMIVRAGIVLFFIYTLMAFVTNPYQILVLRILQGLLSGFIPGAIALIGTNTPNEKVGYALSMISTASASGTIIGPLLGGGIAHLVGNRWAFASAGSIVLIATLFIIFWVKEENFTPSKERGSVKKDLKIAWSNRPFMFVLLLWVVTSCSVMTIEPVLPLYIVKLGGSSENASLIAGIVFSLPGIASAIFAPYWGRWADKVGFQRVLFIGLLGGGIGMLAHVIFSQIWGFSIIRFAFGVFFCAVYPALNGLVVTSTESDFRGRAFGLSQTANQIGGMIGPILGGFIGGIFPVQLVFIVTGVLLLGATTMAYWNTNLHKRTKKIKAVS; encoded by the coding sequence GTGCAGAGTTGGAAACGTAATTTATGGGTGTTATGGATTGGGGTCTTTTTTACAGCGGCTAGTTTTTCCATGGTTATTCCCTTTTTGCCGATATTTCTATTGCAAATTGGTGTTCATGAACATACGGAAATGTGGTCAGGCTTGTTATTTAGTTCAGCTTTTTTTGCCGGTGCGGTCGCAGCCCCTTTTTGGGGTAGGGTAGCGGATCAATATGGCAGAAAACCAATGATTGTTCGAGCCGGGATTGTTCTCTTTTTTATCTATACTCTAATGGCCTTTGTGACTAATCCTTATCAAATATTGGTGTTGAGAATTCTACAGGGATTGTTGAGCGGATTTATTCCAGGAGCCATAGCGTTAATTGGAACCAATACACCGAATGAAAAAGTTGGTTATGCACTTTCTATGATTTCTACAGCTTCTGCATCAGGAACGATTATTGGTCCATTGCTCGGTGGAGGAATTGCACACCTCGTGGGAAATCGCTGGGCATTTGCTAGTGCAGGTAGCATCGTTCTTATCGCCACTTTGTTCATTATATTTTGGGTAAAAGAAGAGAACTTCACACCAAGCAAGGAGCGTGGCTCTGTAAAAAAGGACCTGAAAATCGCTTGGTCCAATCGTCCGTTTATGTTTGTTCTATTGTTGTGGGTAGTTACGTCATGCTCAGTGATGACAATTGAACCTGTCCTACCATTATATATTGTTAAATTAGGAGGTTCGTCTGAAAATGCATCACTAATTGCAGGTATAGTATTCTCACTCCCTGGAATTGCCTCTGCGATCTTTGCACCATATTGGGGGAGGTGGGCAGACAAGGTCGGTTTCCAGCGAGTACTTTTTATCGGTTTATTAGGTGGTGGGATCGGGATGCTGGCTCATGTAATATTTAGCCAGATTTGGGGATTTTCCATTATTCGATTTGCTTTTGGGGTGTTTTTCTGCGCAGTGTACCCGGCTTTAAACGGTCTGGTTGTTACATCGACAGAAAGTGATTTCCGAGGAAGAGCGTTCGGATTAAGTCAAACAGCCAACCAAATCGGTGGAATGATTGGTCCCATCCTAGGAGGCTTCATAGGCGGGATTTTTCCAGTCCAACTAGTATTTATCGTCACAGGAGTTTTACTATTAGGCGCAACAACTATGGCGTATTGGAATACTAATTTACACAAGCGTACGAAAAAAATAAAGGCTGTTTCATAA
- a CDS encoding DUF3231 family protein has translation MGINDIKLTTAEIATLWITYIQNSAMWCFYKHFLQYVQDVDIKAVTEEALISVETNNKKIKMIFTEEKIPTPIGFTDKDIDLTAPALFTDLYALSFVYRGGQMIVPHYASVLIKVARSDVVSFFEDCLSNEMKLYRKSLNLMLSKGIYDRPPKIQYPNEVAFIEQPSSLLGNWFGRGAPLNVIELDELFLAIERNYIGLLLIIGLLQVSKDKEVKEYLLKGKKLAEKQIEAFNQVFRENEEFPTSPVTMEVTKSTISPFSEKLMLFIISTSNQVAMNSLIYSMSVSLRKDLVVDYSLFIMEIMKYGNEGQKLLIERGWLGAASAIFFSE, from the coding sequence ATGGGAATAAATGATATTAAACTAACCACTGCAGAAATTGCAACATTATGGATCACTTATATTCAGAATTCAGCCATGTGGTGTTTCTATAAACATTTCCTTCAATATGTTCAGGACGTTGATATAAAGGCTGTCACGGAAGAAGCATTAATCTCGGTAGAAACCAATAATAAAAAAATTAAAATGATTTTTACTGAAGAAAAAATCCCAACTCCAATAGGCTTCACCGATAAGGACATTGACTTAACTGCTCCTGCCCTATTTACAGACCTGTACGCCTTAAGTTTTGTCTATCGCGGTGGACAAATGATTGTGCCCCATTACGCTTCTGTTCTAATAAAGGTTGCACGATCTGATGTGGTTAGTTTTTTTGAGGACTGTTTGTCTAATGAAATGAAACTTTATAGAAAATCATTAAATCTTATGCTATCTAAAGGAATATACGATCGGCCCCCAAAGATTCAATATCCTAATGAAGTTGCTTTTATTGAGCAACCCTCATCGTTACTGGGAAATTGGTTTGGCAGAGGCGCACCCCTAAATGTGATTGAACTGGACGAGCTATTTTTGGCTATTGAAAGAAATTATATTGGTCTTCTTCTTATAATTGGTCTACTACAAGTATCAAAGGATAAGGAAGTAAAGGAATATCTTTTAAAAGGGAAAAAATTAGCCGAGAAGCAAATAGAGGCCTTCAATCAGGTTTTTAGAGAAAATGAAGAGTTTCCGACTTCCCCCGTTACGATGGAAGTAACTAAGTCCACTATTTCCCCTTTTTCAGAAAAATTAATGCTCTTTATCATAAGTACTTCAAATCAGGTGGCAATGAACTCGTTAATTTATTCGATGTCGGTTTCATTGAGGAAGGATTTAGTCGTTGATTATTCACTTTTTATTATGGAAATTATGAAGTATGGAAACGAAGGGCAAAAGCTTTTGATTGAACGTGGCTGGTTGGGAGCAGCCTCCGCAATCTTTTTTTCGGAGTGA
- a CDS encoding BC1872 family protein, with protein MYKTDSIARRILGWKLNRWDRWYDYEVGKFIHESDFQPEHNLDHAMLIVERLETFGFSFSSDGVSEASFNDIRGTGDTLSQAITNAAYTIIENNSVVESNRLWNQLC; from the coding sequence TTGTACAAAACAGATTCAATTGCAAGAAGAATACTTGGTTGGAAGTTAAATAGATGGGATCGTTGGTATGATTATGAAGTGGGGAAATTCATTCATGAGTCTGACTTTCAGCCCGAGCATAACCTCGACCATGCCATGCTAATCGTTGAAAGATTAGAGACATTTGGATTTAGTTTTTCCAGTGATGGAGTATCAGAGGCTTCATTTAATGACATCAGAGGAACTGGTGATACATTATCACAAGCCATTACAAATGCAGCGTACACCATTATTGAAAACAACTCTGTTGTAGAAAGCAATAGATTATGGAATCAGTTATGCTAA
- a CDS encoding nitroreductase family protein: MSSVIETIRKRQSIRTYDTQPISEADYRKINEYIVDENNLIGPLGRKGRIELIQVTNNVTDKGIKLGTYGFIKNPRAYLVGITENDKTSLVDFAYTFQKLVLYLTEIELGTCWMGGTFNRHSFEKELQLGEGEFIPCITPIGYQSNKQRVFDKALRIVVKADNKKPLEKLFYDSSFDAILEKEQAGQLELPIEMVRLGPSASNKQPWRLVVSADRKLCHFFIEHTPNYSSKLGYDMQLLDMGIAMCQFDLACKELNLMGNWSLEEPKITLLSEHTEYIVSWRAER, translated from the coding sequence ATGAGTTCGGTAATTGAAACGATTAGAAAGCGTCAGTCGATCAGGACATATGACACACAACCTATATCAGAAGCTGATTATAGAAAAATAAATGAATACATAGTTGACGAGAACAACTTAATAGGACCACTGGGCCGAAAGGGAAGAATAGAGCTAATTCAAGTAACTAACAATGTAACAGACAAAGGAATCAAATTAGGCACCTATGGTTTTATTAAAAATCCAAGAGCATACTTGGTTGGTATTACCGAGAATGATAAAACATCTCTAGTGGATTTTGCGTACACCTTTCAAAAACTAGTTTTATATTTGACGGAGATTGAGTTAGGTACGTGCTGGATGGGAGGAACCTTCAACCGACATTCGTTTGAAAAAGAGCTTCAGCTGGGTGAAGGGGAGTTCATACCATGCATCACACCTATCGGGTATCAGAGTAATAAACAGCGGGTGTTTGATAAAGCCTTGCGTATTGTAGTGAAAGCAGACAACAAGAAGCCTTTGGAAAAGCTTTTTTATGATTCTAGTTTTGATGCAATCTTGGAAAAGGAACAGGCAGGACAGCTGGAATTACCCATTGAAATGGTCAGGCTTGGGCCATCTGCATCTAATAAACAGCCTTGGAGACTGGTGGTATCGGCGGATCGGAAGCTTTGTCATTTCTTCATTGAACACACGCCAAACTATAGCTCAAAGTTAGGCTATGATATGCAGCTATTGGATATGGGAATAGCGATGTGCCAGTTTGATCTAGCTTGTAAGGAATTAAATTTAATGGGGAATTGGAGCTTGGAGGAACCCAAAATAACGCTTCTTAGCGAACATACCGAGTACATCGTAAGTTGGAGAGCGGAACGGTAA
- a CDS encoding Rrf2 family transcriptional regulator translates to MNSDFVIALHSLVLLANLPNQMANSEAIAENVCTNPTRIRKIMSILRKSGYVKTKEGIGGGYVLSCNPEKTTLSQIYLAMATGSLKPSWCTGDPDQACVISSNTQVVMDQIFTEAEMHLQSYLNHITISTVLDRIKSCELKE, encoded by the coding sequence ATGAATAGCGATTTTGTTATAGCACTACATAGTCTCGTTTTATTAGCTAACTTACCTAATCAAATGGCAAATAGTGAGGCCATCGCAGAAAATGTTTGTACCAATCCGACAAGAATTCGAAAAATCATGAGTATTTTACGAAAAAGCGGGTACGTAAAGACTAAAGAGGGCATTGGTGGCGGATATGTGCTAAGCTGTAACCCTGAAAAGACTACATTGTCTCAGATTTATTTGGCCATGGCAACGGGTTCTCTAAAACCTAGTTGGTGTACAGGTGATCCGGATCAAGCCTGTGTAATTTCTTCTAATACTCAGGTGGTAATGGATCAAATTTTCACTGAGGCAGAGATGCATCTTCAATCCTATTTAAATCATATAACGATTAGCACTGTCCTCGATAGAATAAAAAGCTGTGAATTGAAGGAGTAA
- a CDS encoding CBO0543 family protein: protein MTITDKLMIGILLEQEGSIMIEGQVKSFERLGRIQKELSDGWIDYWTKYSNIDTWQFWVNLLLFILPLIILFFTIDRKRAFHIGFFGYSVHMMAGYIDGFATRHGLWEYPFKIIPFLPISITLDTSLIPVVYMLLYQWTLNRKKNYYIYAFVVSALFSLVIKPILANLHLFQLENGSNYFYLFLFYLFGSFAAKWITNVFVFFKRNS, encoded by the coding sequence TTGACAATTACTGACAAACTAATGATAGGAATTTTATTAGAACAAGAGGGATCAATTATGATTGAAGGTCAGGTAAAAAGTTTTGAACGATTGGGACGTATTCAAAAAGAACTTTCTGATGGTTGGATTGATTATTGGACAAAGTACTCCAATATAGATACATGGCAGTTTTGGGTGAATTTATTATTGTTCATTCTTCCACTCATCATTTTATTTTTTACTATCGATCGTAAGCGCGCCTTTCACATTGGTTTTTTTGGCTATTCTGTTCATATGATGGCAGGATATATTGACGGATTTGCTACCAGACATGGTTTATGGGAATACCCGTTTAAAATTATTCCCTTCTTACCAATCAGTATTACACTAGATACCTCCTTAATTCCTGTTGTGTACATGCTGCTTTATCAATGGACACTAAATCGAAAGAAAAATTACTACATCTACGCATTTGTAGTAAGTGCTTTGTTCTCTTTGGTAATAAAACCGATTTTGGCAAATCTACACTTATTTCAATTAGAAAATGGATCCAATTACTTTTATTTATTCTTATTTTATTTATTTGGCTCTTTCGCTGCTAAATGGATTACAAACGTGTTTGTTTTTTTCAAGAGAAACAGTTAA
- the spxA gene encoding transcriptional regulator SpxA, with product MVTLYSTPSCTSCRKAKAWLEEYHIDYTERNILSQPLTKDEIKYILRLTEDGTDEIISTNSKTFKELDINIESLPLQDLYELIINNPKILRRPIMVDEKRLQVGYNEEDIRSFLPRRLRTFLSIDTPQVVNY from the coding sequence ATGGTAACATTATACTCTACACCAAGTTGTACATCTTGTCGTAAAGCAAAGGCTTGGCTTGAGGAATATCATATTGATTACACTGAAAGAAACATTTTGTCTCAACCTCTTACAAAAGATGAAATCAAGTATATCCTTCGTCTTACGGAAGATGGTACGGATGAGATCATCTCTACTAATTCAAAAACATTTAAAGAACTAGACATCAATATTGAGTCTTTACCATTACAAGATTTATATGAATTAATCATCAATAATCCGAAAATTTTACGACGTCCAATTATGGTGGACGAAAAAAGGCTACAGGTAGGCTATAACGAGGAAGATATCCGTAGTTTCCTTCCACGCAGACTGCGTACCTTCTTAAGTATCGATACACCACAGGTGGTAAATTATTAA
- a CDS encoding DL-endopeptidase inhibitor IseA family protein has translation MNEKIYDNFLQPLKNRPDMQPNYEFKENLHKKLTSMAQEQKRTKRGIRKHFLPNLLAAALLFIGIIAGYEVIFKEKHEIESKHSNHSEINDVKQVELTEQKAKETVGIAFAHASVLYNGSGPKMGEVFSYNGKSYRYMGEDFITKEKVVAYLEEVYTKEVANRIYGAMDFIEYNGKLAQPNRQISGNLLWQDAEIVSQKQLNDLTWSFEIKVPVDQGVSEPFRIYHISLKYEDGWKLDGSLPFTTKNSRDIETGQTQMFQLNDEQMIVYKAFSKDLNETHLKGLDPISIALLYVQAEWEGRYDIAYALYTDREGYVNWTKEYDENIPSSDRMLRKQIPLTYAGIAEGKFIQTGDFTGYIEFTNSSSKHGFQMIQDEDGIWNVAFMPLQ, from the coding sequence ATGAACGAGAAAATATACGATAATTTTTTACAGCCATTAAAGAACAGACCTGATATGCAACCAAATTATGAGTTTAAAGAAAATCTTCACAAAAAATTGACTTCCATGGCCCAGGAACAGAAACGTACTAAAAGAGGAATCCGGAAGCATTTTTTACCCAATTTACTTGCTGCAGCCTTATTATTTATTGGAATTATTGCCGGATACGAAGTTATTTTTAAAGAAAAACATGAAATAGAATCTAAACATAGTAATCATTCAGAGATAAATGATGTGAAACAAGTGGAACTTACTGAACAAAAAGCCAAAGAAACGGTGGGGATTGCCTTTGCCCATGCGTCTGTTCTCTATAATGGTAGCGGACCAAAAATGGGTGAGGTTTTTTCCTATAACGGCAAGAGCTACAGATATATGGGTGAAGATTTTATAACGAAGGAAAAGGTTGTTGCTTATTTAGAGGAAGTGTATACGAAAGAAGTGGCCAATCGAATTTATGGGGCAATGGATTTTATTGAGTATAACGGAAAACTAGCGCAACCTAATCGCCAGATAAGTGGTAACTTATTATGGCAGGATGCCGAAATCGTAAGCCAGAAACAGCTTAATGACCTAACCTGGAGTTTTGAGATTAAGGTCCCTGTTGACCAAGGTGTTTCTGAACCGTTCCGAATATACCATATCAGTTTAAAGTACGAGGATGGGTGGAAACTTGACGGTTCGCTTCCATTTACTACAAAAAATAGCAGGGATATCGAAACGGGTCAAACCCAAATGTTTCAGTTAAACGATGAACAAATGATTGTCTATAAAGCATTTTCTAAGGATTTAAACGAAACTCATTTAAAAGGACTGGATCCAATAAGCATTGCTTTACTTTATGTACAGGCGGAATGGGAAGGAAGATACGATATTGCCTATGCCCTTTATACTGACAGGGAAGGGTATGTGAACTGGACGAAGGAATATGATGAAAATATTCCTTCCTCTGACCGAATGTTAAGAAAGCAAATACCATTAACATATGCAGGTATAGCGGAAGGAAAGTTTATCCAAACCGGAGATTTTACAGGATATATTGAATTTACGAACTCTAGCAGCAAACACGGTTTCCAAATGATACAGGATGAAGATGGAATTTGGAATGTTGCCTTTATGCCACTGCAATAA
- a CDS encoding RNA polymerase sigma factor, whose amino-acid sequence MSDRNEIIHELYEQHFDDVYHYLLYFTNSKSEAEDLTQDTFIKVLKSYDSFRQQSSLKTWILSIARRTAIDHYRKKKMISILPSLLTDMRKSEDYIPEEEMVHNHDWGVLQKALIQLKPDYRNVIILRGLKEYSIKETAEVLGWKESKVKVDYHRAIKLLKKYVNNSNEGVVIFNERENIR is encoded by the coding sequence TTGAGCGATCGAAATGAGATCATACATGAGCTTTATGAACAGCATTTTGATGATGTTTATCATTATTTGTTATATTTTACGAACAGTAAGTCAGAAGCAGAGGACCTAACTCAGGATACATTCATTAAAGTATTGAAAAGTTACGATAGTTTTCGCCAGCAATCATCTTTGAAAACGTGGATCTTGTCCATTGCCAGAAGAACAGCTATTGACCATTATCGTAAAAAGAAAATGATATCTATTTTACCTTCCTTATTGACTGACATGAGGAAAAGTGAAGACTATATTCCAGAAGAAGAAATGGTTCATAATCACGATTGGGGTGTTCTGCAAAAGGCCCTTATCCAATTAAAGCCTGACTATCGGAACGTGATTATTCTTCGAGGTCTAAAGGAGTATTCGATCAAAGAAACGGCAGAGGTACTGGGTTGGAAAGAATCAAAAGTTAAGGTGGATTACCACCGAGCCATTAAACTCCTGAAAAAGTATGTAAATAATTCTAACGAAGGGGTGGTGATTTTCAATGAACGAGAAAATATACGATAA
- a CDS encoding ATP-binding protein, with protein MKTSHTHINYRDLIPRQKGFVFKFVKKEDHFIHTFSEGDFLTTLGIDSDWIIGKTLFDFLPNEIAKQKNEFYEQAWRGTPVNYEGQVNGYFYIASLNPMVVNGQTVEVNGTAIDISTEKENEIKLRQMEKLSLVGELAAGIAHEIRNPLTSITGFTQIINESIQDPSLKGYLEIMLDELERINNIVSEFMFIAKPAEGFICKEINMGTLISSVLFFMKPQFNMNSVNITLDFDSSITAFCDPNQIKQVLINLLQNAVEATSTNKNIEISLKNESENYFSIKIKDYGSGISEERQKRLFEPFYTTKEKGTGLGLMVCKRIIENHRGTIDIQTQQGEGTDAIIILPKQLEK; from the coding sequence ATGAAAACTTCTCATACTCACATTAATTACCGCGACTTAATTCCAAGGCAAAAAGGGTTTGTCTTTAAGTTTGTAAAAAAAGAGGATCATTTTATACATACATTTAGTGAGGGTGATTTTCTTACGACATTAGGAATTGACTCTGATTGGATTATCGGAAAAACACTCTTTGATTTTTTACCAAATGAAATTGCGAAACAGAAGAATGAATTTTATGAACAAGCATGGAGAGGAACTCCAGTTAATTATGAAGGTCAAGTGAATGGTTATTTCTATATTGCCTCGTTAAACCCGATGGTCGTTAACGGTCAAACAGTCGAAGTCAACGGAACAGCCATCGATATTTCAACCGAAAAGGAAAACGAAATTAAGCTTAGGCAAATGGAAAAACTTTCGCTAGTAGGTGAATTAGCAGCTGGAATTGCCCATGAAATCCGGAATCCCTTAACCTCAATAACAGGGTTTACCCAGATTATTAATGAAAGTATTCAAGATCCTTCCTTAAAAGGTTACCTTGAAATCATGCTTGATGAATTAGAACGAATTAATAATATTGTTAGTGAGTTTATGTTTATAGCAAAACCAGCTGAAGGATTTATCTGTAAAGAGATTAATATGGGTACATTAATCTCAAGTGTACTATTTTTCATGAAACCACAATTTAATATGAATAGCGTTAATATTACACTGGACTTTGACTCCTCCATAACTGCTTTTTGTGATCCGAATCAAATTAAACAGGTTTTAATCAACCTCCTACAAAATGCGGTTGAAGCAACATCTACTAATAAAAATATCGAAATATCGCTAAAAAACGAAAGTGAGAATTATTTTTCTATAAAAATAAAAGATTATGGCTCCGGCATTTCAGAAGAGCGGCAGAAACGCTTATTCGAACCCTTCTATACGACTAAGGAAAAAGGGACAGGCTTAGGATTAATGGTATGTAAGCGAATTATAGAAAACCACCGTGGCACGATTGACATCCAAACGCAACAAGGGGAAGGAACAGATGCGATCATCATACTGCCAAAACAGCTAGAAAAATAG
- a CDS encoding GNAT family protein — MSNNNIILRYLEASDATSLLQLRKDNRQFFQAFEPIRTDSHFTYEEQLKEIQKATLDIENDSSYTYGIFHRETQQLVGRITLSGIVRGPFQNANLGYYLDKKYNGKGYVTEAVRLTLDLAFNELQLHRVQAAVIPRNIASKRILEKTGFKKEGYSPRYLKINGSWEDHEIYAITKEDVDLVLKSIQIN; from the coding sequence ATGAGTAATAACAACATAATTCTTCGCTATCTAGAGGCAAGTGATGCTACAAGTCTTCTTCAATTAAGGAAAGATAATCGCCAATTTTTCCAGGCGTTTGAACCTATAAGAACCGATTCTCACTTTACATATGAAGAACAATTAAAAGAAATACAAAAAGCAACTTTAGATATTGAAAACGACTCTTCGTATACATATGGAATTTTTCATCGTGAAACCCAACAGTTAGTTGGAAGAATTACCTTATCCGGTATAGTTCGCGGACCCTTTCAAAATGCGAACCTGGGTTATTATTTAGACAAAAAATATAACGGAAAAGGCTATGTAACAGAAGCTGTACGATTAACATTAGATCTTGCTTTTAATGAATTACAGCTCCATCGGGTACAAGCAGCCGTCATACCTAGGAATATTGCGTCCAAACGTATTCTAGAAAAGACTGGTTTTAAAAAGGAAGGCTATTCGCCGAGATACTTAAAAATAAATGGAAGTTGGGAAGACCACGAGATTTATGCCATTACAAAGGAAGACGTGGACTTAGTATTAAAATCTATTCAGATTAATTAA